AGCTCTCTGTGGTGGGGGGACCAGGGTCCCCACGACAGGGGTGTCAGTCAGGGACCTGAGGGGACCCCCCAGGGGACCAGGGAAGCTGGGCAGAGAGGGCACCCACCTGCAGGTGGACATAGTCGTAATCCTCCATCCAGCCTCCCTCACTGTTCTCGTATTGGCCATCTGGTGAGTCCTGGGAGGTGAACTTGGGGGGTGAAGGCAGGGGCCGGGACTGGATGCTGCTGGTCTTGTCAATGGGGTTAGGGTGCAGGGGGCCACCCCCCTCGGGCCCCAAGACAGGGGCCTTGGTCCGTCTGAAGAGCAGCGAGGCATTGCCATGCAAGAAGGAGGCCAGCTGCTTGGCATCCTCGGGCACAGCCCGAGAGCAGGCCACCAGGCGGTCCACGTCTTCAGGGGTGGCCCCCAGGCCTCCCCGGCCACTGTCAAGAGCCTGACCATGGGCCACCAGCGTCTGGTACACGTCCTCCATCTTCTGCAGTTGCCGGCTAAGCTTGGCATGCAGCGTGCGGTCAGAAGTATGGGCAGCGTTGCCCACGGCGCTGCGGGCAAACTCTAGCAGCTCGTGGACGGCCCCGAGGACGGCAGCCACGGCAGCCCGCAGGTCCTGTACTGGGGGCTCCTGAGGTTCAGGGGCACTGCGCCAGCCCCCACACCCACCAGCACTGCCTGCCAGGTCCAAGAGGTGGGCCACGGTGGTGCTCACGCCCTGCTGCAGCCGTGCCAGGGCCTCCACGGCCACTTCCAGCTCCAGGGGCTCACGGCCGGGCACTGCCGCCTCCAGGGAGGAGGCCGACTGGCTGCTGCGTGTGCTGCCCGTGCTGGAGGCCGACAGGCGCTTGGCATCGGCCGGGGCCTCTCGCTCAGCTGGCGGGGGCACCGCGTACACCCCGTCGTCGGCCACACTGCCGTCAGCAGCCTCAGGAGGAAGAACCCGCTCTCGGGGCACATCGTACAGGGTGCCAGGGCCAGGCCGCCGCAGGCCAGGGGGCACATCGTAGAGGTCAGGAGCTGGAGGTGGCACGTCATACACGTCCTCCGCTGGTGGTGAGTCTGGAGGGGGCGCAGCAAGGACCAGTGGGTGGCGGGTCGGATCAAAGGGCTTGGCCTTGGCGAAGGCAGGGGGCACGTCATAGGTCTCCTCACGCAGCAGTGGGCCGTCGGGCACGTCCTTGCTCACCGATGGAGGAACATCATAGACCTGGGGGCCAAGAAGTGGTCAAGGCTGCTACCCATCTGCCCACCTAGGAGCCTACAGGCAGGTCccagtcacacacacagacacggcCCAGGGCACACATTCACATTCATGATTCTTCTCCACACAGGTTAAGAGCCCAACTCTGGAGCCAGATCAGAGCCCAAGATCCTGGCTTCACTGctaacaagctgtgtgacctaaCGCAAATGACTCCACCTCTCTCTGCCATTCTGCTCATCTATAAGATGGGGGAAATTCCTCACAGGTTTATTGTGAAGATTACATGAGTTAATTCACTGCGTGAATGAGAGGTCAGTCCTCATACCATCATCACCACtgcgaccaccaccaccaccatcgtcATTGCTGTCACCACTACTGCTATGTATTCTCTACTCTGTGGCAGGTACTTGGCTGAGCTATTTGCATGTTGTATTCAGGGTGACAACACCTGTGTTCGCCCAGGACAGTCCTCGTTTGTGCCTGATGCCCCTTCATAATTATTGGTCATCTTCCTTTTGCGCTCAGAAGTACCCTGGTTTTGAGGATAAATTCTGTGGTCACCTTGCTGATATCCTGTGTGATCCTCTCAAGAACCCTTTGAAGGACCTACAAGGGGgcttttacagacgaggaaactgaggctcagagggtgctTAGTTTCCACGTCTGTCAGAGCGAGTGAGGGGTAGAGCCAGGGTTGAGAGTCTCTCAATGTCTCCAGCCCTGCCAACCTGGGTCCCCATCCCAGGGCACACAATCAGTCACATCCAGAATCCTACACACAAGTCAGGCCTCAGCATCCCCAGACTACTTACTGCGTGGTGGTTGGACTGTGGCAGGCCCTTCTCCACACTGGGGGGCACATCATACACGTCCAGTGATGGGTCCCGACCATTGGGACCCTTGACAGCCATGGGGGGTGTGTCATATACCTGAGGGCAGAAAAGGTGAGGTGATATAGATGCTGGGGCAATGTGAGGGGAGGGAAAGAGCAGAAACCCACAGCACCCCCCAGGAACACCCTGGCTGGGGCTGAGAAAGCCCAGCTCCCCGAGGACCCCCCTGCACATCCCACCCCAACACCTACCTCTTGACCATACTGGCTGGGAAGCAGCCCCCGAACAGGGGGCACGTCATAGATgtcctggggccctggggccagcAGGTGGCGCGGGATGTCGTACTCGTCCTGCTCTGGCTGGGAGGCCTCAAACACATAGCCTTGCCCCACTCGGGTGGGCACCACCACCTGGGGGCAGACAGTCAACTGTCACCACTGGCCCTGGAAGCCAGTTCCAGGATCTACCCTCAGGGAGATTCCATGCCCCACTGAGGTGGGGAAGACACACATAGGGGGCTTCCCAAGGGTGGGCTCAGAGGCTACTCGGACACACTCAGAATCCCATACACAAGGGGGTCCTCATCCTTCTGTATTCCCTGCCCTTTCTCCAATGAAGCACAGCACTTGGGGAATACTAGGACCCCGCTGTTTGTGTAGAATCATCTGGTTCTGGCAGGAAACAGAAGCAGTCTCCAGAGGTGGATGACCCAGAAGGTCCCAGAGGCGGGGTACCCATGGGCTGATGGGGGGAGCACCCTTGACTGGGGAGCCCCTGCCTGATGGCACCTCTCAGCTGCACCCTCTGCAGACAGGCCTGCCCAGCAAAAGGCTGTTCCTACCAAAGGACCCAGCAGTGACCTTCTGGCTCCAGGACAAATGGTGCCAGGCTGGGCCTCCTCAGGCTGGGTCCAGAGGAGGTGGCCAGCAGGAAGTCCTGACAGTCTGGGCCTGAGGCCTGCAAGGAGGCAGCAGCCTGGCAGGGGAGCAAGCAGAGCCCTTGGCCTCCCTGTTCCCCCAGCACATCTTGGGGAGACTTCTGAGGACAGGGCCACCAAGGACTCCCAGACCTCAGGGCCAGTTCTAGGGCAAAAGGAGAGATGGAGCTGTTTTGGAAGGTCGGGTGTGGGTGTGAAGGAGTGACCCAGACCAGAACCAAGACCCCTACTCCCTACTGCACCAACCACAGGGCCACTGAGACCACCACTCAAAAAGAAGAGGGCTTAGTTGGGGGATGTCAGCCCAGAGAGAAGGCCAGTCCCTTCCCTTCTTCAGTGGCCTGCCCCTGGCCTGAGGTCCACAGTGgtaagctgcccagagcccttcaTGCCAGCACACCTGGCAGGCAGTGCTGGGTGGGCAGCAGTCTCCTTCCCTGCAGGCACCCAGGCCTGTGGGAGGGGTCAGCCCTGCAGGAGGGGCCAGCAGGGTCTTCTAAACTCCCCCACAAGGCTCCCTGCTCAATTCTCTCTGATAAAAAGGCCTTTTGTTCCCTAATCAAATGGGAGGTCTGGGACAGGGTTGACTGAGGCTTTCCCCACATACAACCCAGGGAACAGCAGGGCTCATGCCCCCTTGCCTGCGCCCAGCCCCCATGACACCAACAATCGGCTCTGCAGGCCTGTGCGCCCTGGAGGGTGCAGGATGCATGCCACATGCTGGGCACCCAGGAGCAGCAGTGTCCCCACTGAGGCTGGGCACCAGCACTTTTCTGATCAGCCCTGGGCTTGGCAGAGGCTCCTGCTGATGCATCCCCTGCCCACCTCTGTTAGCTGCTGGGACGAGCTCCTCCATGGGGTGTTCCCTGCCCACCGCACCCCTGGCGAGTCTGGGAGTGGAACTGGCGGCCCTCCCCAGACTCATCTCTCTCTGAGCCCCAGACTTGTGTCTCCTCCAGAGCTATTTTTAGATGCTGGAACCTGCCAAGAGcagggcaggcggggcaggcagGGGGCTGGCGGGACGTGGCAGGTTGGCGGGGCCTTGAGGCAAGTCCTGAGGCGTCTCCAGGCCCTGCTGGCCTTGGAAGGCAGGTGGGAACTGGGCCCAGGATGAGGGTGCACCcgccctctctgtgccccaggagTGCCTGCTCCATCTCACACTGATGGGGGGTGGGCGCTGGGGGCTGGACCAGGCCTGGGCCATGGGCAAAGTGCCACTTGTGTGGCTGAGTCGGTGACAGTAAGCAGCCATATAGACCAACAAATGTTTTCTGTTATAAAGAAAAAGGCGGGCAGCCACGAACAGGGGAAGTAAAAGCTCATTTTCAGAGAGCCGCGGAGCCCATTAATCACAGGCCACCCTGCTCCGCACCTGAGGCCCCGTTAGCAGGACCTGGagcctgtgggggtgggggacgcaACCAAAGTCTGGGGGGAGGCACAGATCCCAactcaagacacacacacacacacacacacacacacacacacacacacacacacacacacacacacacacacacacacacacacacacacacacacacacacacacacacacacacacacgtcaaaGGCACAGAAAAAAGACACGCAGAGGCGGAGAAAACACGCACAACACCCACCGCCAGATGCACACCCAGAGACCCCGGCCCAGGCAGGCGAGGCCCATCAGAGCGCCTGCAGGAGTGAGAACTGTGGCTGCAGGTTCCTAAGACCCCAGGGATAGGGCAGGCTGCCTGCTGCGTCCTGCTTGGGAGCGCCAACCACCTCCATGCAGCTGGACTGCCCGTCTCCCCTTCTGCAAAAGAGGCATTAGCCCACGTGACCTAGGCTGGCTCACTCTGGCCCCTCCAGCCCAACCCTCATCTAACAGACTTGTTTTTCTGCTCCAGGAAATGGAGCATGAGCCTGGGTGCTGGGGGACGGAGCAGGTGACCACTACCTCTCATTGAGAGTGACGGACATGCCTGACGTGGGTCCCTTCCTTCCGAAGCTCCTGTCCTTCCAGAAGGAATGAGGCTGAGCTCAGCTGTGTCTTCCCCAGGGCCTGACCCAGTGCCAAGGCTGCCCCCTTAGGCACAGCTGCAGCCCCTGACCTAGAACCACTTCCCCAGGAGTGACCTCACAAAACACCTCCCCCTCTGGGGCCCCCACCTGCTTCTGCCTTCAGCTTCCTAAAGCCATGCCCCAGCCCCAAAGGGTGCCTACTCCACAGTGTGGCCTTGACCTCTCTTCCCAGCCACAAAGGCCACCCTGCACCAGGCTGCAGGTAGCAGACGCCTCCTGCCCACCAGCCTTGTCACTCACCCTCTGGCTGCCTGGGCCCAGAGCCCTGTGTACCCATCCACTGTCCTGGCGGCGTCCCCCTCAACCCAGCTGACCTCCACCCCTGGAACCAGGGGCCTCAGTTTCAGGGTTCCGAAAACAGCCTGAAATGTGGGCACAGGTGCACACTCTAAGATGTTTACTGCCTTGCAATTTGTAACAGAGGCGCTCGCCACCAGAATTGCCTGAAGCCCGCCTCCCAGCAGAGGGCGCAACCCAGCAAAATCAGGCACGGTCTTTGTAATCATGCTTAAGGACCCAAGAAAATGCTTCTGACATCAAATGTTGGATTTACAACCTCAAAATACAAAAGTATGTATACAAATCTGTGAAAGACGAATAGGGAACAGGCTAGACAAAATATGCCGAGATTCTCCAGGGATCCTCTCTTGATTGGGGAAGCTCATCTCCATGCTCTCTCATACATTATGCATTTTCCATGACAAGCAAGCACTGCTTTCACAATCATAAAAGAAAAGCAGATGCAATCAAGGCAGCCCAGGCCAGGAGCAATGCGGCTCCTCCAGGGAGGGCAACCAGGTCCCAGGACacagggctctcttcctggccacCAGCCAGGTCTGGGTCTGTAGAGAAAGGGACTCAGTCACGTGAGCTCAGAAGCAGTCTGAGAGCAAGCTCCTCGCATGGGAGGGAAACAGAACCAATGGCAAAAACGTGGGCTTGAGTCCATGGCCTGGAGTGAGGGTTTCACTGCTGCTTCCTGGACCACTGGGCTTCCACTCCCTGCCCTGGCCTCACAGAAGCACCAAGATAAGCCTGACTGTAAAGACttgggaagggaggcagggagggagaaaggaagtccCTCCCTGGGGGATGAGGGGCTGTATGCAGGGGGATGGACTATGTATGGTCTGTTCCAAGACTCACCAGCCAGTCACTGTTCCCTGCCATCTCCTCACAGGATAGGTGCCCCCTGGCAGGCCTCTGCTCCTCCAGCTAAGGCCACCTTGGCAGCAGCCCAAGTCTGGGCTATCCCAGTCCAGCATGGCACATTTCTGCCACTGGCCTGTCTCTGGCCAGGTAGTTGAAGGAGCAGGCTGGGCAGAAATTGGGAGCCAGTGACCATGGAGCCTCGTCCACAGCCAGCCAACAATCTCCAGCCAGGAGACCAAGCTCTGTCTGTGGGCAGGGCAGGACGACATCATGACCAAACCACTGCCCACCTGGCCTGGGCAAGGCTCCAACCTCAGCCCTGGGCTGGCTCTGAGGACAGAGGCTCAGTGCCAGGGGGTGAGTGTCCTTAGACAGAGGCAACTCTGGACCAGACTGGCACATACATGAGGCGAGGTCCCAGGAAGCTGACCCCAGCAGAGCACAGTGGCTTCTCTTAAAGGCTGGCTGCTGGGCCCACCCCTGGCTCTCCCACCATGGCCTCTGCAATGGCCTCCCTCTGatgagggaggagctggggagctggggtggggctgggtcacCCTGTTGATGTGGGCTGGGTTCTCAGGGTCCTCAGGGGCAGACCAGAatggaggaggggctgcaggaaAAGTCCACTCCCAACTCTACTCCACTTGTGTCTTGGGAGACACAGGCCCAAAGGTGAGTAAAGGTTGCTCCTGACTCAGCCCAGAGCTCAGTGGGGGCCTGGCCCCTCTCCAGTCCCACCTCCGGCCTAGGCAGACAGGCCTGTGTGGAGCTGAGGTGCTGGACTCGGAGCCTGGCCGCCGTCCACCCTCACAATGGCAACAGCCCATAAGGGGTTTAAACAAGAGTCCCCCTCAGGGTGACCCTACAACCCCATAGACAGCGTCCTCCCCGCAGCCCAGGAGTCACAAGCAGGTCACCCTGTGGACGCCGGCAGACCCATGACATGGCCCAGGAGAGGAGTAGGCACCTGTGGAGATAAGCTCTACCCCTTCAAGGGGACCTGAGGGGTCCGGGGCATGTGATGGCTGGCCTCTCCCCTTggtcccctcctcctttccctgccaTCCCCACATGGAGGGTGGTAGAGTGGCCAGTTGGAGGACCCCGTGGGCTCCGCTCCACTCCTCTCCCAATCATGCTCTGTGAGAACGAAATATCTCTGTTGTCCAGTCCTTTCTTCTGGATTGGCCTAACTGCAGCCCTGCGCTCCATTCTCCATTTCTCCCCTTCAAGTGCCTCCCAGCCCCCCCTTTCTGGGCTCCCCACACCCTCTACCGTGGCCAGAATCACTTTACCAGTTGTGGTTGGGCAGGTTACTCCTACCCAAAACCTTCCACCCTCAGCAAGGCACCAGGTCCCTGGAGGTCCACCCCGGCCTGCTGCTCAGGCCTTCTCGGCCAAGCCCTGCTTGCCCTGCTTGCCACACTCAGCCTGACAAGCTGTGTTCTCTGCTGGTGACACCCTCCCACTGGGGTTTGTCAGCTGAAGGCCACCTTATGGTCCAAGGCCAGCCCGGTGTCTCCTCTTGGGCTGCCCCAACCTGCTCATATCCACGTCAGAATACAGGTAAGCACATTCCCCAGGTGCTCACCTCCCACCTCGGCCCCAGACCAAACGTGCAGCCACTGCTGGAGCCCTAGAGGCCCCAAAAGTGCTTTCTGCTGCCCCCAGAAACCAGGCCTGGACAAAAGCCACAGGAGGACTGCCCAGATACACCAGGGAGGCCTTACCTTGGCTGGTGGTTTCGTCCCCTCCCAGCTGCGTGTGTCCATGGATGGGGGGACCTGGTAGATGTCGTGTCCTATCCCAGCGGAAGGTGGCACCTGGTAGATGTCCTGGGCAgggctgccaggccctgggggcaCTTGGTAAAggtctggggctgggctgggaaacGGGTGATGGGGCATCTGCTTGGAGAACGCGGATGTCTGCTTGGCTGGGGGAGACTGGAACTGTGGGCTGGGTCCGGGGGCTTGGTAGAGAACTTGCTGAGTCTTGCTGGGGGTGGGCACCAGGTAGACGCTGTCGGGCTGGGTTGGGTACGCCGCGGGCAGCATGGGTGTGTACAGGGCAGCGGGAGCATGGAGGccgggctggggcggggctgaGCTGGCGGGTGGGCCGGGGCCAGGCCCTGCTGGCTTCTTGTCATGCATGCCCACCAGGATCTTGAGGCGGTTCCCGGGCACGATGCCTTGGCGCCCATGCAGTGAGCAGAGCCACCAGCCATCCAGGCCCTGCGTGTCCCGCTCCAGCACGGTCATGATGTCACCCTTGCGGAAGGAGAGCTCATCCGGGGACTCAGCCACATTGTCGTAGAGGGCTTTGGCCAGCACATTCTGGGGGGGAGAGGACACAGGCGGGCATGAGGACACTGGCTCCCACCCACTCCAGGACTGGGGAGGCATCTGGCCTTGGCAAGGAGAAAGGAACAAAGCAGGGTTTGGAGAgatccccaggcctctgtccccaCTGCCCCAGCAGAAAGGCCCAGCTGATCAGATGACTGCAGCCACCACCTACACCCCAGGGTGGCACTCAAGATACTCTACAAAACACTCCCAGAGTCATGGTACAACCTGGACCAACACCAGGGAGAGCAGCGATGATAATAGTGGCCACCA
This genomic interval from Vicugna pacos chromosome 9, VicPac4, whole genome shotgun sequence contains the following:
- the BCAR1 gene encoding breast cancer anti-estrogen resistance protein 1 isoform X1, whose translation is MMNYLNVLAKALYDNVAESPDELSFRKGDIMTVLERDTQGLDGWWLCSLHGRQGIVPGNRLKILVGMHDKKPAGPGPGPPASSAPPQPGLHAPAALYTPMLPAAYPTQPDSVYLVPTPSKTQQVLYQAPGPSPQFQSPPAKQTSAFSKQMPHHPFPSPAPDLYQVPPGPGSPAQDIYQVPPSAGIGHDIYQVPPSMDTRSWEGTKPPAKVVVPTRVGQGYVFEASQPEQDEYDIPRHLLAPGPQDIYDVPPVRGLLPSQYGQEVYDTPPMAVKGPNGRDPSLDVYDVPPSVEKGLPQSNHHAVYDVPPSVSKDVPDGPLLREETYDVPPAFAKAKPFDPTRHPLVLAAPPPDSPPAEDVYDVPPPAPDLYDVPPGLRRPGPGTLYDVPRERVLPPEAADGSVADDGVYAVPPPAEREAPADAKRLSASSTGSTRSSQSASSLEAAVPGREPLELEVAVEALARLQQGVSTTVAHLLDLAGSAGGCGGWRSAPEPQEPPVQDLRAAVAAVLGAVHELLEFARSAVGNAAHTSDRTLHAKLSRQLQKMEDVYQTLVAHGQALDSGRGGLGATPEDVDRLVACSRAVPEDAKQLASFLHGNASLLFRRTKAPVLGPEGGGPLHPNPIDKTSSIQSRPLPSPPKFTSQDSPDGQYENSEGGWMEDYDYVHLQGKEEFEKTQKELLEKGNIMRQGKGQLELQQMKQFERLEQEVSRPIDHDLANWTPAQPLAPGRTGGLGPSDRQLLLFYLEQCEANLTTLTNAVDAFFTAVATNQPPKIFVAHSKFVILSAHKLVFIGDTLSRQAKAADVRSQVTHYSNLLCDLLRGIVATTKAAALQYPSPAAAQDMVDRVKELGHSTQQFRRVLGQLAAA
- the BCAR1 gene encoding breast cancer anti-estrogen resistance protein 1 isoform X2, with protein sequence MSVPNVLAKALYDNVAESPDELSFRKGDIMTVLERDTQGLDGWWLCSLHGRQGIVPGNRLKILVGMHDKKPAGPGPGPPASSAPPQPGLHAPAALYTPMLPAAYPTQPDSVYLVPTPSKTQQVLYQAPGPSPQFQSPPAKQTSAFSKQMPHHPFPSPAPDLYQVPPGPGSPAQDIYQVPPSAGIGHDIYQVPPSMDTRSWEGTKPPAKVVVPTRVGQGYVFEASQPEQDEYDIPRHLLAPGPQDIYDVPPVRGLLPSQYGQEVYDTPPMAVKGPNGRDPSLDVYDVPPSVEKGLPQSNHHAVYDVPPSVSKDVPDGPLLREETYDVPPAFAKAKPFDPTRHPLVLAAPPPDSPPAEDVYDVPPPAPDLYDVPPGLRRPGPGTLYDVPRERVLPPEAADGSVADDGVYAVPPPAEREAPADAKRLSASSTGSTRSSQSASSLEAAVPGREPLELEVAVEALARLQQGVSTTVAHLLDLAGSAGGCGGWRSAPEPQEPPVQDLRAAVAAVLGAVHELLEFARSAVGNAAHTSDRTLHAKLSRQLQKMEDVYQTLVAHGQALDSGRGGLGATPEDVDRLVACSRAVPEDAKQLASFLHGNASLLFRRTKAPVLGPEGGGPLHPNPIDKTSSIQSRPLPSPPKFTSQDSPDGQYENSEGGWMEDYDYVHLQGKEEFEKTQKELLEKGNIMRQGKGQLELQQMKQFERLEQEVSRPIDHDLANWTPAQPLAPGRTGGLGPSDRQLLLFYLEQCEANLTTLTNAVDAFFTAVATNQPPKIFVAHSKFVILSAHKLVFIGDTLSRQAKAADVRSQVTHYSNLLCDLLRGIVATTKAAALQYPSPAAAQDMVDRVKELGHSTQQFRRVLGQLAAA
- the BCAR1 gene encoding breast cancer anti-estrogen resistance protein 1 isoform X3, with the translated sequence MTVLERDTQGLDGWWLCSLHGRQGIVPGNRLKILVGMHDKKPAGPGPGPPASSAPPQPGLHAPAALYTPMLPAAYPTQPDSVYLVPTPSKTQQVLYQAPGPSPQFQSPPAKQTSAFSKQMPHHPFPSPAPDLYQVPPGPGSPAQDIYQVPPSAGIGHDIYQVPPSMDTRSWEGTKPPAKVVVPTRVGQGYVFEASQPEQDEYDIPRHLLAPGPQDIYDVPPVRGLLPSQYGQEVYDTPPMAVKGPNGRDPSLDVYDVPPSVEKGLPQSNHHAVYDVPPSVSKDVPDGPLLREETYDVPPAFAKAKPFDPTRHPLVLAAPPPDSPPAEDVYDVPPPAPDLYDVPPGLRRPGPGTLYDVPRERVLPPEAADGSVADDGVYAVPPPAEREAPADAKRLSASSTGSTRSSQSASSLEAAVPGREPLELEVAVEALARLQQGVSTTVAHLLDLAGSAGGCGGWRSAPEPQEPPVQDLRAAVAAVLGAVHELLEFARSAVGNAAHTSDRTLHAKLSRQLQKMEDVYQTLVAHGQALDSGRGGLGATPEDVDRLVACSRAVPEDAKQLASFLHGNASLLFRRTKAPVLGPEGGGPLHPNPIDKTSSIQSRPLPSPPKFTSQDSPDGQYENSEGGWMEDYDYVHLQGKEEFEKTQKELLEKGNIMRQGKGQLELQQMKQFERLEQEVSRPIDHDLANWTPAQPLAPGRTGGLGPSDRQLLLFYLEQCEANLTTLTNAVDAFFTAVATNQPPKIFVAHSKFVILSAHKLVFIGDTLSRQAKAADVRSQVTHYSNLLCDLLRGIVATTKAAALQYPSPAAAQDMVDRVKELGHSTQQFRRVLGQLAAA